The DNA segment GCCCGCCGCATCGAGCAGGCGGTTGATCATTTCCCAAATCTCGATGGGCTGATCCTGGGAGATGAAGTAAGCCTTGCCGGCCACCGTCTTGCCGGGCGAAAGGCGCTCCGCCGCCAGGAGATGGGCGTCAGCGGCGTTATCAACATGGATCGTATCAATCAATTTGCGGGCCCGGCCAATGCGGCGCAATTGTCCCGCTTTGGCACGGGCCACAATGCGTGGTAACAAGTGGTTATCGCCCGGTCCCCAAATCAAATGTGGCCTCAGCGCAACCGTTGCCAGTCTGGCATCGTTGGCCGCCTTGATTAATTGTTCAGCCTGAGCCTTGGTTTTTGGGTAATGAGCTTCAAAATGGCTGGGGTAGGGGACTGACTCGTCTACCCCCTCCATGTCCTTACCATCAAACACCACGCTGGGGGAACTCGTGTAAACCAAGCGGTTGACTCCGTGTTGCCGGCAGGCGGCAATCACCTGCTGGGTTCCCACGACATTGATCTGGTGATAGTCCTCGTACGGTCCCCAGATGCCTGCCTTGGCGGCCACGTGGAAAACCACGTCGCACCCGGCCACCGCCTTGGCCACCGCTGGTGCATCCGTCAGGTTCCCTTGATATTGTTCGACCCCCAACGCGTCCAACTCCGGGTAGTGTTGCCGGGAGAAACTGCGCACTTCCGTTCCGCGCCGCCTGAGACTTCGCACGATCGCCTGCCCAAGAAAACCACCACCGCCTGTGACCAGCGCTTTCATGACCTTTGTTGGCTGGCCCAGACCGCCAGTTTCTCCCGGAATATTTTGGCGTTGTGCCGGATATCCACAGGGAAGCCCGGATGAAACAGGATGGTTTGGATGGCTTGAGTATGCGGCTGTTTTGCCCCCAAGGCTCTGAGTTCGGTACGCAATTCCTCCGGCTTGCGGGATCGGGCTGGGCTTTCCAGTTCCACACACAGCACCGGTTCCATCCCGCCATTGCGTGCCACGCCCACCAGGGCGGTGCGGAACACGTCCGGGTGCGTGTTGAAAACAGCTTCGCAAGGGATGGTGAAAAAAGTTTTATTACCCGCCACCACACGATGCGATTTTCGTCCACAAAACCAGAGTCGCCCTTGGGTGTCGAGGTACCCCACATCCCCCATGCGATGATAAAAGCCGACGTTGCTGGCATCTGGGATCTTGGCCAGGGCGGTGGCTTCGGCACGTTGGTAATAGGAGCGGGTTGTGTGCGCGCTTTGGACGGCAATTTCGCCGATCTCGCCGGCCTTCAGTTGCAGCGAATCGGTCCACGCCGGGATTGCCGCATCGCTGATCTGGATGATTTTCACGGTCAAGCCAGGCACGGGGCGGCCCACGCACACGCCCGCGCCCTGCTCGGTTTGTTGGCGTGTTTCCCCAAGAATTTCCTTGCTGCCGATCGTGGCCACGGGAAGACACTCCGTGGCGCCATAAGGGGTGAACACCTGTACGCCTGGAGATAACAGCGACACAAAGCGTTGCAGCACCTTGGCGGGCACTGGAGCTCCGGCGGAAATGACCCGTCGGATGGTGGGTAACTTTACCCCCATGGCTTCGCCGTAGCGCCCTACTTGGTTGATCAACGCCGGGGAACCAAACATGTTGGTCACCCCGAAATTTTCGATGGCTTCCAGAATTTTGACGGGATTTACCTGTGCAGGGCGGGTTGGATCCATGTCAGGCAGAATGGCCGTCATACCCAGGGCGGGACCAAATAGCGCGAACAGTGGGAAGGTGGGCAGATCAATTTCGCCGGGCTCAATGCCGTATAACTGTCGTATTTGCTCCACCTGCCGCGTGAAAATCTCATGCGTGTAAACCACTCCTTTTGGAGTGCCCGTGCTGCCGCTGGTAAACAGGATTGCCGCAGTTTCGTCTGGTTCCGGGACGATGGTTTTGAACGCATCTGATCCCAATCCTCCTTGCATCGCCTCGCGCAAGGTATATCCGCCGAATAGCGCGTGATTGCCGACGGTGATTTTGATGGTCAGCGTTTGTTTGGCCCAGCCAAGCAGCAAACGCGCCGCGTGCGCCTTGGGAATGCCGATAAACGCTTCCGGCGATGCCTCGGCCAGACATTTTCCCAGGTTGCGTACGCCAATCCCGGGATCAATCAGTACCGGCACGGCGCCGAGTTTGAACAGGGCAAAGGTCAGCGCAAAGAAGTCCAGGCTGGGCGGGACCATCAATACTGTGCGCGTGCCGCGCCGGATGCCCAGGCTGGCAAAACCACGGGCGAGTTGATCGCTGATCTCGTTGAGTTGCCGAAACGTATAATGCGTATAACTGACCCGCCCTTGCGCGTCGCGCCCCTGTGGAAAAACCACGGCTTGCCGCCATGGCTGATGGGCGGCCATGGCAACCAAGTGTGAGGCAATATTCATCGTTCCAGCCATACTGTGGGCGCATCCTAGCGCAGAGACCGCCGCCAAGAGAATACAAAAGATATTCCCGATCACCGTTTGGTCTGCGTCTTAGCTCTGGGTATGTCTGATTCCATGTGCGCCACAAATATTACTGCTTCGCAAATGCCAAAGTTTGCTGTAAATTATCGCTGCTTACCCGTGGCAAAAGCCTCGGATGGGCACGTTGAATACTCGAATATCTGAATAAATCGGCCCTGCGGGGCGTCACACTAATGGCGACGCGAAAGGATTATAGCTTGCTCAGCGACGAAGCGCTGGTAAAGGCCGCCCAACGGGGCGGAATGCCCGCCTTTGAAGAGCTGGTGATGCGGCATCGGGATAAGGTATATGCCCGCGCATACAGCATGCTTCGGAATGAGGAAGAGGCGGTGGACCTTTCGCAGGAAGCCTGGGTGAAAGGGTGGCAGCGGCTGAAGCAATTCCAGGGGGATTCGACGTTCCTGACCTGGATCACGCGGATTATCATCAACCTCTGCTTGGATCACCTGCGCAAACAAAAACGGCAACGAGCCGAGTCCATCGAGAGTTTGGATGAAGAAAACGGCGGGGTGGAACGTCAAATGCCCGTGGTGAACGTTAATCCGACGGAGGGCTTGGAACGACAGGAACTCCGCGTGAGAATAGATCGGGCGCTGGCGTTAATGACGCCGGAACACCGGACGGTGTTGGTCCTGCATGAATTTGAAGAGTTGGAATATCGGGAAATCGCCAAACGAATGGAATGTTCGATTGGCACCGTGATGTCACGCCTGTTTTATGCGCGTCGCAAGATGGCGACCCTGCTGGCAGGCTACAAACGAGACGAATTACAGTCATGAATCGCGAAGAACAAATCAGAGTGATGGCTTACTTGGACGGGGAACTGACCCCGGCAGAATCCAAGCAAGTGGAGTTGTGGCTGGCCACTAGTCCGGACGGCCAAGGTCTGGCGGCGGAGTTGCGCCTGACGCGTGAAGCCCTGCGCGGTAATGAAACCAGCGTCAAGGTGCCGGAAAGCCCGGAGTTTTATTGGAGCAAAATCCAGCAAGCCATTGAACGGGAAGAGCGCCAGACGGTACCGGTCTCCCAGCCTTGGTGGGTCATGCTGCGCCGCTATCTCAAGCCGATCTCCGGCTTTGCCTTGTTTATGTTGCTCGCGATGGGCAGCACTGAATTCTGGATGACCGGTGCCCGATATGAAGCGGTCGAAGTCGAAAACATGTCTGAACACACCCAGTCCTTATCGTTTCACAATCAAGCGGAAAGAATGTCGGTGGTGTGGATTGTCAACCGCGACACCGAGGAGGCCGAGAGTGCCGATCCCGAAGATGAGATGACGAACGAGTAACCGTGTGAACAGTTCAGGGAACACATGCCGGGGTCGGTGGGTCTGCTTGCTCCTGATGGCGGTGATGGGGTTGGCCTGCGCCGTTCAAGCAGGTGATTTGAAGATTGACGCCAAGTTAGTGTGGGGCACCAATGCGGATAAGTCTCCCGATTCCGCTCATAAGCCCGTGTCCGCTGATCTCGCCAAAAAACTCGTTAAAATTTTCAAATGGAAAAATTACTTCGAGGTGAAAGCCGTTCAGGAATCCGTTCCCAACCGCTCGACTAAACGGATCCACATGAGCAAGAAATGCGAGCTTGAAGTCACCGAGATGGAAGGGCCGAAGGTGGAGGTCAAACTGTATGGCGAGGGCAAGCTGGTCACCAAAACGGTGAAATCCCTCTACAAAGGTGACTTCCTGACTTTAGGCGGCGAAGACAAGGGTGACAACTCCTGGTTCATCGTCATCACCCTGCTGGAAGACAAATAGCCGGCTGATTGGCCGCCTCGTCCACCCTAGTTATTCTTTCCTTTCACGCGGCCAATTCTCTGTTGGCCTATCCGCACCAAGGACGTGTGCGCTTGGAATCCTTACCGGAGTACAGCGAGACGAAGCGGCGGGCCAGCTTGACGTTTTCGACAATCTGCCAGTCAAACATCCCCACCAGCGCAAAATCCGCTCCGCTGGAAAAGGCGTAAGGTAAACCCAAACGGGGAGGAACCGCGCCGGCCGCGAGAATTTTGAAGGCGATCCACGGTTTCTTCACGGTGGCCATAAAATCCACCACCGCCTTGGGATCGCTGCACCAGGAATTGTCGTGTGCGCCTAATGCGCCCGTTTCATCGGCTCTTGGCGCGGTGTAGTATTCGTGCGTGTGCAGGGTTTTTTGGTAGAAATCCACGTCGTGTCCGGCTTTGACACTTTCGACAATCACCCGTAGATCGTGCGCGGCTACGCCGGCAATGCGCTTCTTGGATTTAATCAATTCCACCATCTCGCCAACTTTTTCAAACTCGTTATTGTTCAGCAGGCCCTCGGCGGCGTCGCCATTGACATGCACGCCGGCGGCGCCCTCGTCCACCGCGCGGTTGATCTGGGAATAGCCTTTCTTGGGATCGAGCCGCACTTGGGCAAACCATTTCATTTTACCACCATTTTTCCAATGGTTGAAAATGGACGTGTTATTATCCTGCACGTAGGTGTTGATGGCGTTGATCCCGTTGGCCTCGGCCAGTTCCAGCGTCTCACGGATTTTGGATTCCGTATTATAATGCTTCATCAGGGCGGACACGTAGCCCAGATCGCGCGAATGCGACCAACCGGAAATCAAGTTACCACCCAGCATCATCCGGCTGAATTCTTGTCCGGCGATTTTGCCCAGCGGGAGCGTTTCCTTCGCAACCGCAGTTCCCGGCGTGGGGGCGGCGGGAGCGGCGGACGGCTGGGCATTCAAGCTGAGGGGGACGGCGGCGGAAGCAAGCAAGGAGGCTTTCATAAAGCCCCGGCGGCTGACAGGCGAATGGGTACTCATAATTTTTGTAGAAACTAGCATTCCGCCACCCGGCAGCAAGCGAAAAAATGGATTTGGCAGCAGTTAACCACCAAATCATCGAATCACCCTTTGCCTACTTATTTTTGCGTTTTTGATGGTTTCGCCCGAGCAGCCTTAATACCAACCAAAGAAACTAACCGGTCACGAAAATCTTCATATGCGGCGGAATGGATGGTGCTAATGGCTTGCAGTTCGAAAAAGCGCGTTGTCGTCGGCGACTTTTCCCTCGCCATCGCCAAATCCAAATTGGAAACATTATAAATGGTCCAAAACTCAACGCACCCATTTTGCTTGGCACTCTGATGGCTTTTTTCAGCCTCGCCAAGCCGATTCCAAATATTAGACTTATCGGCACCACCCTTGATTTCGATGGCTACAATATTCTTCGTAGTGGCAGACGAAATTTCTTCTTGAATACGAATGTCCGGATCCGAGCCAAAGATGATTCGCACTTTGCGCTTAGAAGCGTTTAACAACTCCAGCAAATTCCCTTGCTTGGCACGCACCGCATGAGCCACCACTTGCTCGATCAAATTAAACACCACTTGGTTGGCCTCTTTACCAATTTGCGTGTTGCGGCTACCGCGCATCTGCGGTCCCAAGGTTAACAATGTAAGGTTGTCCAACAGTTGAAGCGAAATTTTGGCAAAGCCAATCAGGCTCGCCATCTCTGATGCGCGTTGGATTAAAGCCTGACACAGCGGTTCCAATTCGGACTTAATCCGGCTCGAAATTTCACCTTTAGCTTCCATGCTTTCAAATCGCGCCAGCTTGCTCTTCTGATAAAATTCCTTTTGGCTGAATCCCAGCAGCAAACGATAATAACCCAACAAACGCGGATTCTTTGTTAACAACAATGGGGTGGCAAACAACAGCTCGCCACGGACTCCCCGGCTGGCCAAGTTCGCCAAATCAGCGGCAGGAGCGAATTGGTCTAGTTCATCGTTTAACGCCTTGATTTCAAGGGTTTGAACAGTAGCACAGAGTGCTTCCTGCAAAAATATTTTTCGCTGGTTTTCAAGCTCGCTTGCGATGCTTGCCTGGAGTTTCGAGGAGGGCAACCTGATGTTCATATTCAATGGGTGGATAATTAGAACCGTTGGCAGGCCGTGCGGGACCATTTCTGGCTAATAATTGTTCAGCTTCCGCAGCATAGTGTGAATTGAGTTCAACCCCGATATATTTACGATGCAACCGTTGGCAAACCAGCCCTACCGTGCCCACTCCGGAAAATGGGTCGAGCACCTTATCTCCTGGTTGAGTGGCAGCCAAAATGCATGGCTCCACCAATTCTTGCGGGAACGAGGCGATATGAGTCCCGATGGAAGGAGTGGTATTAATGCTCCAGACCGTGCGCCGATTGCGCTGTTTTCCATCCTCCGTTGGTTCCATCACCGCATTTGAATGATAGGTATATTGCTCTTCCTTGGTTAGCATGAACAAATACTCATGTGCGCGGGTGGGACGGTCTTTGACACTTTCCGGCATGACATTGGGTTTATGCCAGATAATGTCACTGCGCAAATACCACCCATTTGCTTGCAGCATGAAAGCCAACCGCCACGGCACGCCTATCAAATCCTTGTCTTTCAGTCCGGGCGGGTTGTCCGGTCGAACTGCCATGGCTCGGTTTGGATTTTTTTTATCGGGTGCCCGCCAGCCACGATTACCACTGGTGTAGCCATCACCGATATTGATCCATACAATTCCATCTGGTTTCAGCACGCGGTGAATTTCAGAAAAAACCTGTGTCAGGTTGTGTAAATATCCATCCAAGGTGGACTCTAAACCGATTTGGCCTGGAATGCCATAATCACGCAATCCCCAATACGGCGGCGAAGTGATAACACATTGAACGAAGTTATCCGGTAGGCGCGACAAAACCTCCCGCACGTCGCCCTCCAATAGCCACGTATCCTCAGTCTCCTCAAACTCAATCGGTGAGGGAGTCAATATCTTCCGCACATTCATTCGCACATCAATCTCAAAAGCTAAATCTAACCGCTAGTTAGGAGGGACGTCAATGCCAAGCACACCGCTTGAACTTTGAATTGTCGCCA comes from the Verrucomicrobiota bacterium genome and includes:
- a CDS encoding twin-arginine translocation signal domain-containing protein, with translation MSTHSPVSRRGFMKASLLASAAVPLSLNAQPSAAPAAPTPGTAVAKETLPLGKIAGQEFSRMMLGGNLISGWSHSRDLGYVSALMKHYNTESKIRETLELAEANGINAINTYVQDNNTSIFNHWKNGGKMKWFAQVRLDPKKGYSQINRAVDEGAAGVHVNGDAAEGLLNNNEFEKVGEMVELIKSKKRIAGVAAHDLRVIVESVKAGHDVDFYQKTLHTHEYYTAPRADETGALGAHDNSWCSDPKAVVDFMATVKKPWIAFKILAAGAVPPRLGLPYAFSSGADFALVGMFDWQIVENVKLARRFVSLYSGKDSKRTRPWCG
- a CDS encoding site-specific DNA-methyltransferase, translating into MNVRKILTPSPIEFEETEDTWLLEGDVREVLSRLPDNFVQCVITSPPYWGLRDYGIPGQIGLESTLDGYLHNLTQVFSEIHRVLKPDGIVWINIGDGYTSGNRGWRAPDKKNPNRAMAVRPDNPPGLKDKDLIGVPWRLAFMLQANGWYLRSDIIWHKPNVMPESVKDRPTRAHEYLFMLTKEEQYTYHSNAVMEPTEDGKQRNRRTVWSINTTPSIGTHIASFPQELVEPCILAATQPGDKVLDPFSGVGTVGLVCQRLHRKYIGVELNSHYAAEAEQLLARNGPARPANGSNYPPIEYEHQVALLETPGKHRKRA
- a CDS encoding sigma-70 family RNA polymerase sigma factor, whose translation is MATRKDYSLLSDEALVKAAQRGGMPAFEELVMRHRDKVYARAYSMLRNEEEAVDLSQEAWVKGWQRLKQFQGDSTFLTWITRIIINLCLDHLRKQKRQRAESIESLDEENGGVERQMPVVNVNPTEGLERQELRVRIDRALALMTPEHRTVLVLHEFEELEYREIAKRMECSIGTVMSRLFYARRKMATLLAGYKRDELQS
- a CDS encoding XcyI family restriction endonuclease: MNIRLPSSKLQASIASELENQRKIFLQEALCATVQTLEIKALNDELDQFAPAADLANLASRGVRGELLFATPLLLTKNPRLLGYYRLLLGFSQKEFYQKSKLARFESMEAKGEISSRIKSELEPLCQALIQRASEMASLIGFAKISLQLLDNLTLLTLGPQMRGSRNTQIGKEANQVVFNLIEQVVAHAVRAKQGNLLELLNASKRKVRIIFGSDPDIRIQEEISSATTKNIVAIEIKGGADKSNIWNRLGEAEKSHQSAKQNGCVEFWTIYNVSNLDLAMAREKSPTTTRFFELQAISTIHSAAYEDFRDRLVSLVGIKAARAKPSKTQK
- a CDS encoding fatty acid CoA ligase family protein — its product is MNIASHLVAMAAHQPWRQAVVFPQGRDAQGRVSYTHYTFRQLNEISDQLARGFASLGIRRGTRTVLMVPPSLDFFALTFALFKLGAVPVLIDPGIGVRNLGKCLAEASPEAFIGIPKAHAARLLLGWAKQTLTIKITVGNHALFGGYTLREAMQGGLGSDAFKTIVPEPDETAAILFTSGSTGTPKGVVYTHEIFTRQVEQIRQLYGIEPGEIDLPTFPLFALFGPALGMTAILPDMDPTRPAQVNPVKILEAIENFGVTNMFGSPALINQVGRYGEAMGVKLPTIRRVISAGAPVPAKVLQRFVSLLSPGVQVFTPYGATECLPVATIGSKEILGETRQQTEQGAGVCVGRPVPGLTVKIIQISDAAIPAWTDSLQLKAGEIGEIAVQSAHTTRSYYQRAEATALAKIPDASNVGFYHRMGDVGYLDTQGRLWFCGRKSHRVVAGNKTFFTIPCEAVFNTHPDVFRTALVGVARNGGMEPVLCVELESPARSRKPEELRTELRALGAKQPHTQAIQTILFHPGFPVDIRHNAKIFREKLAVWASQQRS
- a CDS encoding NAD-dependent epimerase/dehydratase family protein; the encoded protein is MKALVTGGGGFLGQAIVRSLRRRGTEVRSFSRQHYPELDALGVEQYQGNLTDAPAVAKAVAGCDVVFHVAAKAGIWGPYEDYHQINVVGTQQVIAACRQHGVNRLVYTSSPSVVFDGKDMEGVDESVPYPSHFEAHYPKTKAQAEQLIKAANDARLATVALRPHLIWGPGDNHLLPRIVARAKAGQLRRIGRARKLIDTIHVDNAADAHLLAAERLSPGKTVAGKAYFISQDQPIEIWEMINRLLDAAGQPPIQRTVPKSVAMLLAWCFETANRMAHSPNEPRLTRFVVRELSSAHWFNISAAKRDLGYRPAISIEEGLRQLKAHTQNESSV